CCAGCGCCTTGACCGGGCCGACGGCGATCCCGTCGTGCGCGTCGGCTTCACCGCCACCCGCAAGGTCGGCGGCGCCGTCGTTCGCAACCGGGCCAAGCGCCGTCTGCGCGAGGCCGCTCGCGCCCTCGTTTCCGATCATGGCGTGCCGGGCAGCGACTATGTGCTGATCGCCCGCATGGGCACGGCGGCCCGCGAGTGGCCGCGTTTGCTTGACGACGT
The genomic region above belongs to Brevundimonas goettingensis and contains:
- the rnpA gene encoding ribonuclease P protein component, whose translation is MTDVLKIERLTSRPQFLAAAKGVSQARGAVVVQRLDRADGDPVVRVGFTATRKVGGAVVRNRAKRRLREAARALVSDHGVPGSDYVLIARMGTAAREWPRLLDDVKSALTRLATAPAPSAGISGDTPPPARLNAARDTQSQDR